DNA from Synechococcales cyanobacterium T60_A2020_003:
CCGCCGGAGGCAGCATCGGCCCGATCGACCTCATTGAGCACAACCGCAAAACGCTGATTCGTGACATTACCGTAGATGCTGCCAGTTCCGAACACGCCGAATCCATTGTCAATGCGGTTAAAGCTTTAGATGACATCATCGTCCTGAATGTCTACGATCGCACCTTCAACTTGCACCGAGGCGGCAAGATCACCGTCAACAGCAAAATTCCCCTCAAGAGTCAGAGCGATTTAGCGATGGCGTACACGCCTGGAGTGGGACGAATTTGTTCGGCGATCGCCCAAGATCCTGAAAAGGTCTACTCCTTTACCATCAAGAGCAACACCGTTGCCATTGTCACCGATGGAAGCGCAGTTTTGGGATTGGGTAATCTTGGTCCGGAAGCAGCGCTGCCTGTGATGGAAGGAAAAGCGATGCTATTCAAAGAATTTGCTGGAATCGATGCCTTTCCAATCTGCCTTGCCACTCAGGACACCGAAGAAATTATCGCCGCCGTGAAGCACATTGCGCCTGTATTTGGCGGCGTGAACCTGGAGGACATCAGTGCCCCACGGTGCTTTGAGATTGAAGCTCGCCTCAAGCAAGAACTGGATATTCCCGTCTTCCACGATGACCAGCACGGTACGGCGATCGTTTCCCTGGCGGCTCTGATCAATGCGCTCAAGCTCGTGAAAAAATCCCTGGGCGAGGTCAAGGTTGTGATTAACGGTGCGGGGGCTGCCGGAGTGGCGATCGCCCGTCTGCTGCGGAAAGCGGGGACAACCAACATTTATATGTGCGATTCCAAAGGCATCATTAGCAGCGATCGCACCGACTTGAATCCTCAGAAACAAGAGTTTGCGGTAGATGAAGCCGGAACCTTAGCGGGCGCCATGAAGGGGGCTGACGTTTTCCTAGGGGTGAGTGTGCCGGGGGCAGTCACCCCGGAAATGGTGAAATCAATGGCTTCCGATCCCATCGTATTTGCGATGGCTAATCCCATTCCCGAAATTCAGCCAGAACTGATTGCCAATGATGTCGCTGTTATGGCCACCGGACGCAGCGATTATTCCAACCAGATCAATAACGTCCTGGCGTTTCCTGGCATTTTCCGAGGTGCCCTCGACTGTCGGGCGAAGGCGATGACTATGACGATGTTCTTAGAGGCTGCCCATGCGATCGCCTCGCTTGTGAAGTCATCTGACTTGGATCCAGAACACATTATTCCCTCGGTTTTTGATGAGCGAGTGGCTACCTCGGTCGCGGCGGCGGTGCAGCAAGCGGCTC
Protein-coding regions in this window:
- a CDS encoding NAD-dependent malic enzyme; translation: MVALTPNSSFSLTIRFQLPNQAGMLANVTQAIAAAGGSIGPIDLIEHNRKTLIRDITVDAASSEHAESIVNAVKALDDIIVLNVYDRTFNLHRGGKITVNSKIPLKSQSDLAMAYTPGVGRICSAIAQDPEKVYSFTIKSNTVAIVTDGSAVLGLGNLGPEAALPVMEGKAMLFKEFAGIDAFPICLATQDTEEIIAAVKHIAPVFGGVNLEDISAPRCFEIEARLKQELDIPVFHDDQHGTAIVSLAALINALKLVKKSLGEVKVVINGAGAAGVAIARLLRKAGTTNIYMCDSKGIISSDRTDLNPQKQEFAVDEAGTLAGAMKGADVFLGVSVPGAVTPEMVKSMASDPIVFAMANPIPEIQPELIANDVAVMATGRSDYSNQINNVLAFPGIFRGALDCRAKAMTMTMFLEAAHAIASLVKSSDLDPEHIIPSVFDERVATSVAAAVQQAARQEGIASD